In a single window of the Candidatus Saccharimonadales bacterium genome:
- a CDS encoding CBS domain-containing protein, with amino-acid sequence MKLVFILALLALLKSVLLYRVYHLLPLYELRRRARAHDPQASAIYKVAANDQPLDVLLYIVGFAAATYLIIAAAGYSWWWASIVILFIAWLSIWAPKPKVGGLLWRFSVWASPYTFKILSWLQPGLSLIANFLPGHGELYVHSGVYDKEDLLELINAQNNRADNRISEQDLKIAFGALSFGDIKVSKIMTPRRKVKFVGENDVVGPMLMDELHKTGFSRFPVVNGSTKSNMPNVVGTLFLKDIVEISQEDKGKVKDSMKRGAYFINESCDLNQALDAFLKNQHHQLVVVNNFEEMVGVITLEDVLEQIIGQPILDEFDKYDNLRAVANIEAEREKAAHKEIEPEPAAEETAEPEPAVE; translated from the coding sequence ATGAAGCTAGTGTTTATTCTTGCCCTCTTAGCCCTGTTGAAATCGGTTCTGCTTTACCGCGTTTACCACCTCTTGCCGCTTTATGAGCTAAGGCGCCGCGCCCGGGCGCATGATCCCCAGGCCTCAGCCATATATAAAGTTGCTGCCAACGACCAACCACTCGACGTGCTGTTATATATTGTTGGTTTTGCGGCGGCAACTTACTTAATCATTGCCGCCGCTGGCTATTCTTGGTGGTGGGCTTCGATTGTTATTTTATTTATTGCTTGGCTGTCCATCTGGGCACCCAAGCCAAAGGTCGGCGGTTTGCTTTGGCGGTTCAGCGTCTGGGCGTCACCGTATACTTTTAAAATCCTGTCGTGGCTACAGCCAGGCCTGTCGCTCATTGCTAACTTTTTGCCGGGCCACGGCGAACTATACGTTCACAGCGGGGTTTACGACAAAGAAGATTTGCTAGAACTTATCAACGCTCAGAATAATCGTGCCGATAACCGCATTTCAGAGCAAGATTTAAAAATCGCTTTTGGCGCTCTAAGCTTTGGCGATATTAAAGTATCCAAAATTATGACGCCGCGCCGTAAGGTTAAGTTTGTCGGCGAAAACGATGTTGTTGGGCCAATGCTAATGGACGAGTTGCACAAAACCGGCTTTAGCCGCTTTCCGGTAGTTAACGGTTCGACTAAGTCTAATATGCCAAATGTCGTCGGCACCTTGTTTTTGAAAGACATTGTAGAGATTAGCCAAGAAGATAAAGGCAAAGTCAAAGACAGCATGAAGCGCGGCGCCTATTTTATCAACGAAAGCTGCGATTTAAACCAGGCACTAGATGCTTTTCTAAAAAACCAGCACCACCAACTGGTTGTAGTGAACAATTTCGAAGAAATGGTAGGTGTGATTACGCTCGAAGACGTACTCGAGCAAATCATCGGCCAGCCGATACTCGATGAGTTTGATAAATACGATAATTTGCGGGCTGTCGCCAACATTGAAGCCGAACGCGAAAAGGCTGCGCACAAAGAAATAGAGCCCGAGCCAGCTGCGGAAGAAACCGCCGAACCCGAACCCGCCGTCGAATAG
- a CDS encoding thioredoxin domain-containing protein, which yields MDRRFLGILAAIVVVFVVIFAVTQNSNNGSGGSSSSNQPTNHVEGKGTTGVKLIEYGDYECPVCGSYYPSVKQVASQYSNQIYFQFRNLPLSQIHPNAFAGARAAEAAGFQGKYWQMHDALYENQDPAGATGWVASKDPLDNYFVKFAQDIGIKDINKFKQDYSSDQANNAINADLNAFSKTGQAMATPTFFLDGKALDNAKLGVVNSQGTGLDTTKTVANFAKLIDAEIAKKQPAKQ from the coding sequence ATGGACAGACGTTTCTTAGGCATACTGGCGGCTATCGTCGTTGTATTTGTCGTGATATTCGCGGTTACCCAAAATTCCAACAACGGTTCGGGCGGCAGCAGTAGCAGTAACCAGCCGACTAACCACGTAGAGGGCAAAGGCACTACCGGCGTAAAACTAATCGAATATGGCGATTACGAATGTCCGGTATGCGGCAGTTATTACCCGTCTGTCAAGCAAGTAGCCAGCCAATATTCCAACCAGATTTACTTCCAGTTCCGCAACTTGCCACTGAGCCAAATTCACCCCAATGCCTTTGCTGGCGCTCGCGCCGCCGAAGCCGCCGGCTTTCAAGGCAAATACTGGCAGATGCATGATGCGCTTTATGAGAATCAGGATCCAGCCGGTGCCACCGGCTGGGTAGCCTCTAAAGACCCTCTTGATAACTATTTTGTAAAGTTCGCTCAAGATATTGGCATTAAAGACATTAATAAGTTCAAGCAAGATTACTCAAGTGATCAGGCCAACAACGCCATTAACGCCGATCTCAACGCTTTCTCTAAAACCGGCCAAGCCATGGCCACGCCTACCTTCTTCTTAGACGGCAAGGCTTTAGACAACGCCAAGCTAGGCGTAGTCAACAGCCAGGGCACCGGGCTAGACACCACGAAAACCGTGGCCAACTTCGCCAAACTAATAGACGCCGAAATCGCCAAAAAACAACCGGCTAAGCAATAG